Genomic window (Rubeoparvulum massiliense):
CTTGAAGCCTCCGCTTCCTCATGTACCAAGGAGAGAAATAGCTGTATCAAAGCATCATCAGGCACGCCACCAGTTTGACGTACATAATAGCGACGGAATAACTCCTCGATCGGGAGATTGGCCCGACGCTCTTTGCCAGCTAGCTGCTCCTGCTCTGGAAAGATGGGACGGATATGGATCAGTCCCTCATGTCCCTGACGAAGCTGATGAATCTCCTGTAAGGTTAAGGGGGATTGGAGATGAATCTCCAGGTCGACCCAAGCATTGCGATCCTTTTTTTCCTCCAACCATTGTTGAACCTGTTGAAGTCCCTCCTTCGCCTGCCAGCGTACCAAAGGCTTACCGCTAGTAAGGTGGATCTCCTGCCAAGTTGCAGCCTGTTGCGGCTCCAGATTGACGATGGTGACCGACTTGGCGTAGGCTGCCTCGGAGAAGCTATAGGCCAAGGGAGATCCAGAATAGCGTGTAAGAACGGGCGCCTGATGTAGCTGCTGTGGACGATGAAGATGACCTAGCGCCACGTACTCTACTTGACTGGGAAGATGAGAGGCACCTACGGTATAGGCACCACCGATCTGGATCGGGCGCTCAGAATCGGATTCTTCCCCACCTGCTACAAAGAGATGACCCATGGCAACATGAACACCATCAGATGGCAGACGAGTTGCTTGCTCCTTCCAAAGATAGGCCACCTGCTCTTGATAAAGCTGCTGTAAAATCTCCTCATCTAGACTCTCCGATAACACCTTCTTCAGCCTGGCTTCCGAAGGATAGGGCATGGGAGCAACATGGAGAGGATATTCCCATGTAGGCATCATGATAGACAAACCCTGAATATCGGGATAGCCAAGGAGATAGATGTTTTGCTTGGTGGTTAATGGCGCTGCGGCAGCTAAGCGATCAGGATGGTCGTGATTTCCTGCAATCACCACAATGGGACGACGTCCACCAGCAGAGAGGCGCTCTAAGCTATGATAGAAGAGCTCCTCTGCAGCAGCAGGTGGATTGACGGTGTCAAAGATATCTCCAGCGATCAAGATAGCATCGATCTTCTCCTCCTCTACAATGCCTGTCAATTCTTCGATGAAAGCGACTTGTTCAGGAAGACGACTTCGTCCCTCTAAGGTTCGGCCAAGATGCCAATCCCCTGTGTGTAATAGGCGCATACAACCACCTCCTTATATTTCCACGATCAACCCACCGTGGAAGAAGTATAGATAGCTTCCTTTTAGCTCAATCTGTCCTATGGCTTCCACCGCTTCACGATAGAGCGTCAACTGTAAACGATAACGCTCTTGGAGTTGATCTAAGTAGAATGAATTCGTCCCTTGGCTCTCTTTCACCCAGTCTGTCTTATAGTCTAGCAGAACCCAGCCATCCTCCTCTTGAAATAGGGCATCGATGACACCTTGGATTAGAACTGGTTCATCACTGCGATCCTGCCATTGCGGATAGGTCTGCATGGCCGATAGGGTATAACTAAATGGTAGCTCCCGATAGACCCGCTTCGCTTGGACCAAACGCTGTCCTAGCGGTGATTGAAAGAAGCGTACAATCGCACTGTAATCTAAGCAAGCTGCCTGATCCTCCGTCAAAAATTGATTGCGAACAAGCTGTACTGCTACCTGCTCCAATTGTTCACGAGTATGCTCACCTTGCAATGGAACATGTTGCATGAAGAGATGCATGAAGCTTCCTTTTTCCGTCGGTAGCCAATCCTCACCTTGTAAGAAACGGGGTTGCTGAAGGGCGAGATGAGAGCCTTTACTGATCCACTGCCGATCACTGTAGGGATCAGCGTTCTCTGCCAGCCGTTTTAACTCGGTTACCGCCTGTTTTGCCCGATAGCGCTCCGCATCAGGATAGGGATAATGCCATTGTAGACGAGAGAATAGATCAGGGCGGACGATGATATTACGGGCAATGGGTTGCTGTAACTGAAGCGCTTGCAATTTCATCTCTTCCTCTTGGGTCTCTCCTAGGCTCCATGATGCTAGCTGATCCTGTGTGACATGAAAGAATTGCCAAGAGCTCGAATGCTCCCAAAGATTGGTGAGACTTGGAGCAATCAGCTCCTCACCACCTAGGGCGACACTTTGACGATGACGAAGGAAAATCGGGCCTAACCAATCGAGATAGCTCCGTGCCTTCGTCCGATCATAAGCAGGAAGGAGAAGATCCGATGTCTCTGCGAGCTTCCTCCACGCTGTCATACTCTTCTCCCATTCATTCACTGAACCTACAAGGATCAGCTTTTCTTTGGCACGGGTAAGGGCAACATAGAGAACACGCATCTCCTCAGCTAGCATTTCCAGTTTCAAGCGGTGCTGTATGGCCAATTGTGCGATGGTTGGATACGTAATACGAAGAGAGGTGTTCACATAAGCTAGTCCCATCCCCAGTTTCTGATGTAAGACGAGGGATTGTGATAGATCGCGGAGATTGAACCACTTATTCAAGCCAGCCACGAAAACTACCGGAAACTCCAAGCCCTTACTCTTATGAATGGTCATCACCCGTACCACATCTTCTTGCTCCCCTAAGGAACGGGCTGTTCCCATATCTCCTCCCTGGTCCTGTAAACGCTGAATAAAGCGGAGGAAACGGAAAAGTCCACGGTAGCTAGTCTCCTCATATTGGCGGGCTCGGTCATATAATGCGCGAAGATTGGCCTGCCGTTGCTTCCCACCAGGTAGTCCTCCTACAAAGTCATCATAATGGGTCTCACTATAGATTAAGGAGATTAAATCAGCTACCCCATGACGACGGGCATAGGTGCGCCATAATTCCAGACGGCGGAGAAAGCGTGCCAACTGTTCACCTAAATCCGAGTTTGGATGGTTCTTGACATAGGCCTGCACCGCTTCATAGAAGGGTACCTGCTCTAAGCCAAGTCGGATTTGGGTCAAGGCTTCCCCATCACAGCCCACAATGGGAGAACGGAGGACACTGGCCAAGGGGATATCCTGATAAGGGTTATCGATCACCTGTAAGAGCGCCAGCATGACCTGTACTTCCATGGCTGCGAAGTAACCACTCCCTAATTCTGCATAGACGGGAATACCTGCATGCTTAAACTCTTCTAAGAAGATGGGTGCCCAATTAGCGGCAGATCGCATGAGAATCACAATATCCCGATATTGAAGAGGACGATATTGGCCTGTCTTCCCGTTATAAACTGGGAATCTTTCCCCACCATTGTGACCCATTAAGCGGCGAATTTGCTGAGCGATCCAGCGGGCTTCTAGCTGAACCTTATCGAGCTCCTCCAGATCTTGCGGCTCATCCTCTTCCAATTCTGCTTCAGGAGCATGTTCACTGGTATTCGACCCTTTTCGATCTAGAAGATGGACCTCCACCTCCATCCCTTCTGTTTCAGGGTAGAGAGCGTTACGATGTAGGGCAGCCTGCTCATCGTAGTTGATCTCACCAACTTCTTCATCCATCAGCTGCTGAAAGATAAAGTTCGTGGCATCTAAAACCTGGGCTCGGCTACGGAAGTTCTGATTAAGATCGATCCGTTCTCCTTCACCCACACTTCCTTTGCCATAGGTCTTATATTTTTCTAAGAAAAGTGTAGGATCAGCTAAACGGAAGCGATAGATACTCTGCTTCACGTCACCAACCATAAAGAGATTACCTACTTGATGCTCGGACTCTCCATGAACCTGACCATGAGACTGACCATTCATGTTCTCATGCTGATTCCCACGAGCAATGAGCTGCAAAATGGTCTCCTGGACCAAATTCGTATCCTGATACTCGTCTACATAGATCTCCTCATACTGCTCCTGTAATTGCAAAGCAATCTCCGATGGCTGGACACCGTGGGGACCTGAATTGGGTCCCTGTAATAATTGGAGCGCATAATGCTCCAGATCGCTGAAGTCAACGACCCCTTTTCGCCGCTTCGCCTCTTGATAGCGCTGCGAAAACCGTTGAACCATCTCCACCAAGGTCTGGAGAAGTGGAGCCATCTCCACCAGATCATGGACAAATTGCTCAGGATGCTGTTGAAAATAGGTGCTATGCAATTTTTGCAGGCGCTCTTTTGCAAGATTACGTAAATCTTGTGCAGCTGTCTTCAATTGATCATCCACATCATCTGTCTTCCGTACAGCAGGAAGACGTTCGAAAGAGAGCTCTTGAAATTGTTGGTATAGTTCCAACCATGAACTTTCCGAAGCAGCCACCAAGCGTTGCACCATGTTGAGTTCCTCTTGGAACCGTTGAAGATAAGGAACAGGACCACCAGGTTGAAGCACGATTTGGAGAGCTTCCTCCAGAATGCTCTGAATGCCCTCTAATTGAATATGCAACTGCTTCCGAAGCTCCTGCGTCCAAGTCAATTCGTCAAGGGAATCCTGACCTGCATTGGCATAGCATGTCACTTGCTGTTGAAGCCATTGATCCGGCCATGGATAGCTCCGTGCAAATTGATAGAGTCGTAGGATCACATCATAGAGGGGCTGATCGGTCCGATCCCGGCTAAAATGATCAGCCAGATCATATACCCGATCTCCTTCCCCATAAGCTTCCTCCAAAACCTGATCAAGAACCTCCTCTTGCAAAAGCGCGGTTTCCCCCTCATTGGCGATCCGAAATTGGGGATCGATCTCCAGTAAGTAGGAATAGCGCTGAAGCAACTGCATACAGAAGGCATGGATTGTACTAATTGAAGCCCGATGCAAGAGTGATCGTTGCCGCTTTAAATAGAGTGAGTGGGGCTGCTGATTCAAGGCATCCTCTAAGCGATCACCGATCCGCTTCCGCATCTCTGCTGCAGCAGCATTAGTAAAGGTGACCACCAAGAGCCGATCCACATCCATAGGCGTCGTCTCACTGGTCACCCGCTGAACAATCCGCTCCACCAAGACAGCGGTCTTTCCTGACCCTGCAGCGGCTGCTACCAAAAGGTTGGTCCCCCGCTGATGGATGGCTTGCCATTGCTGAGCAGTCCAGTGACTTGTTGCAGGTTGAACGGGGATCATTCGGCCATCCCTCCTTCTTGGTCCAATAAATGGAAGACTTCTTTTTTATCGAGATCCGGAATCATCCGATATTGATTACCTGGAATGGTTTCATCAAACTGACAGACAGAACGATAGGGACAGAAGCTACAGGCATTTTTACTACCGTAGCGATAGGGATCAATCTTTACATCACCAGAGGCGATGCGGGAACCGATCTGTTGGATCACTCGCTGAACATGGTGTTGAATCTGTTGGAATTTATCTGGTGTTGCAACAGATGAACGAGCGCTAAAGGTACCATCCTTCTTCCGCTCCACAGGAATCATGGGAGAACGTGGCTCCGTCATGAGGCCTTGATCCATCAGCTCCACATTCTCATCATCAGCTAGCAGGAGCCCTTTCATCTTGAATTGTTTATATAAGGCTTCTTCGATTTGGTCCAAGGGTTGTGAGCTCTGGGCTCGTAAAATCGGGTTATGAATATGAAAATAGAGTACACCAGCTGGTAATGCCTCTTCTCCTAACCACTTTGGGGCATTGCGTAGCACCACATCTAAATAGGTGAGCATCTGCAGCTGTAATCCATAATAAACCTGCACCAAGTCTAGATCATGAGGACTTGATTTATAGTCGATGACACGAAGATAGAGACCCTCGGCCCCTCTCGCTATATCCACACGATCGATGCGCCCCTCTACCCACATTTTGCCCCCATGGGGAAGGGTAAATTGTAAGGGTTGAAGACCCTTTTGGCGCGAAAACGCTACCTCATAACCAAGGGGTTCGAAGAGACTCTGTCTTGCATGTTGACTCAAGGTTTGTGCCGTCTTCCCAATCACTTGCTCCAGCTTCCGCTTCACATAGAGATGACGCTGTGAACTGAACAAAATGGCTTGCTGAATAGCTGGTGCAAGGGCTTGAACCGCCTCACGTGCCAGCTGCTCGCATTGAATGGGGGATAGTTCGCTCCAAGAATGACCACCCTGACGCAGCTTCATATCGATCCATTGTAATGCTTGGTGGAAAAGGCGCCCTAAATCTGGCGCTGTTAAGCGATACAGCTTCCGTTCCTCCAGCTTGAGCCCGTATGAAGCAAAATGGGCAAATGGACATGCTTGAAACTGCTCCATTCGCGACACGCTCGTGGCAAACTCTTTTCCATACAACTCTTCTGCCCAGGGTGATGGAAGATCTCGTTCTTGATTCTGATAGAAGAGACTCCTTAATAGCTGCTGAAGCGGGAGCTTCCACTGCTTTTCACGAAGCAACCAATTATAGGTATCCCACCAGAACTCTTCGATAGGATAGCCACGTAGCCATTGACGAAGCTGAACCACAAGGAAGCTAAGTGCCTTATTAGGCCGAACAAGATAGTGATACTGCTCATCTCCATCCACGAGATCGGCAGGATCTGTGCTCCAATATTCTGCCTTGAAATGAGGCACCAACTGCTGCATGCGGTTGATCACTAAGGAAGGAGTTAACGCCTTACCCTCCTCATCAGCCAGGGCATAGGAGAAATAGAGATGCTCCTGCGGTCTGCTACAAGCAATATAGAGGAGAAAATCCTCTTGTAGTAGTTGCTCCCGACTACCAGGTGCCAATTCCAGCCCTTGCTCCTGTAACCAAGTGCGCTCCCATTCGTCCAGCATTCCTCCTTCATCAGGCTTCGCTGGTAGTAAGCCATCATTCACGCCCAAGATAAAGGCTGCACGTACCCCTTGAAGCCGCGAACGATCAAGAACCCCGACAAAAACATGATCCAATGCAGGGGGAACCAAAGAAAAATGATGATTTTCTAGACCTGTTTCTAAGATCTCTTGAAGAAGCTCTAAGGAAAAGGACTCTTCTCCCATCACTTCTACTAGCTGATCGAAGAGTTCCATCACGATTTGCCAAGCTTGCTCATGATCGCGAGCCTCTTCTAGCTCGCCTAACTGCTCTGCCTCTTCACTCCATTCTTCCAAGGTCGTAGGCACCCCGAGCTGTAATAGGAATTGATAAAGAGCTTCTACCTGTTCTCGTAAGGAATGAGCTCCTTGTAAGCGTCCTTCTAGCTGCATAAGTGGTGTTACCACCTGCTTGCGACGATATTGAAGGATCTCTCTCCTTTCCTCAGAAAGAGAGGAACTCAGCTGCTCCCAAAATGGCTCATCAACCCAGCGACTCCCTTTGATTCCATATTCTAAGGCGAGGTTTTCCAATTGATCCATCTCTTCACGCCAGCTTTGCTGAGGGATACCTTCTTCCTTTTGAAAAAAGAGATCGGTTTTAATACAACGGAACACCGCTTCATAGCCCCA
Coding sequences:
- the addB gene encoding helicase-exonuclease AddAB subunit AddB is translated as MALQMIIGRSGSGKSQYILEQVAQTIQGDPFGEPIIIIVPEQMSFQTEYQLLTQYQVHGSFRAQVYSFTRLAWRVFQETGGLARELVSPMGIQMLLRKIVEERKGELRAFQRAATQAGFYEQLARMITELKRYLYTPSQVGEWLPLLQPTQSGEGMLADKLHDLHLIYTELEEILLPHYVEHEDYLPLLAAQISQSQELKRATIWIDGFYSFTPQELLVIQRLLETCPEVKLALTLDPAYIEGELDSTHLFFETHRTYHQLLEVASLVNTQVEAPLVLKRSAGKVHPSILHIEQQYESRPATPYEGETAISIATATNRRAEVEGVARQIIQLARDEGYRWRDVALFVRKLEPYEQLIQQVFQSYQIPVFLDGKRSIMHHPLIELLRSSLDVVVHHWGYEAVFRCIKTDLFFQKEEGIPQQSWREEMDQLENLALEYGIKGSRWVDEPFWEQLSSSLSEERREILQYRRKQVVTPLMQLEGRLQGAHSLREQVEALYQFLLQLGVPTTLEEWSEEAEQLGELEEARDHEQAWQIVMELFDQLVEVMGEESFSLELLQEILETGLENHHFSLVPPALDHVFVGVLDRSRLQGVRAAFILGVNDGLLPAKPDEGGMLDEWERTWLQEQGLELAPGSREQLLQEDFLLYIACSRPQEHLYFSYALADEEGKALTPSLVINRMQQLVPHFKAEYWSTDPADLVDGDEQYHYLVRPNKALSFLVVQLRQWLRGYPIEEFWWDTYNWLLREKQWKLPLQQLLRSLFYQNQERDLPSPWAEELYGKEFATSVSRMEQFQACPFAHFASYGLKLEERKLYRLTAPDLGRLFHQALQWIDMKLRQGGHSWSELSPIQCEQLAREAVQALAPAIQQAILFSSQRHLYVKRKLEQVIGKTAQTLSQHARQSLFEPLGYEVAFSRQKGLQPLQFTLPHGGKMWVEGRIDRVDIARGAEGLYLRVIDYKSSPHDLDLVQVYYGLQLQMLTYLDVVLRNAPKWLGEEALPAGVLYFHIHNPILRAQSSQPLDQIEEALYKQFKMKGLLLADDENVELMDQGLMTEPRSPMIPVERKKDGTFSARSSVATPDKFQQIQHHVQRVIQQIGSRIASGDVKIDPYRYGSKNACSFCPYRSVCQFDETIPGNQYRMIPDLDKKEVFHLLDQEGGMAE
- the addA gene encoding helicase-exonuclease AddAB subunit AddA, producing MIPVQPATSHWTAQQWQAIHQRGTNLLVAAAAGSGKTAVLVERIVQRVTSETTPMDVDRLLVVTFTNAAAAEMRKRIGDRLEDALNQQPHSLYLKRQRSLLHRASISTIHAFCMQLLQRYSYLLEIDPQFRIANEGETALLQEEVLDQVLEEAYGEGDRVYDLADHFSRDRTDQPLYDVILRLYQFARSYPWPDQWLQQQVTCYANAGQDSLDELTWTQELRKQLHIQLEGIQSILEEALQIVLQPGGPVPYLQRFQEELNMVQRLVAASESSWLELYQQFQELSFERLPAVRKTDDVDDQLKTAAQDLRNLAKERLQKLHSTYFQQHPEQFVHDLVEMAPLLQTLVEMVQRFSQRYQEAKRRKGVVDFSDLEHYALQLLQGPNSGPHGVQPSEIALQLQEQYEEIYVDEYQDTNLVQETILQLIARGNQHENMNGQSHGQVHGESEHQVGNLFMVGDVKQSIYRFRLADPTLFLEKYKTYGKGSVGEGERIDLNQNFRSRAQVLDATNFIFQQLMDEEVGEINYDEQAALHRNALYPETEGMEVEVHLLDRKGSNTSEHAPEAELEEDEPQDLEELDKVQLEARWIAQQIRRLMGHNGGERFPVYNGKTGQYRPLQYRDIVILMRSAANWAPIFLEEFKHAGIPVYAELGSGYFAAMEVQVMLALLQVIDNPYQDIPLASVLRSPIVGCDGEALTQIRLGLEQVPFYEAVQAYVKNHPNSDLGEQLARFLRRLELWRTYARRHGVADLISLIYSETHYDDFVGGLPGGKQRQANLRALYDRARQYEETSYRGLFRFLRFIQRLQDQGGDMGTARSLGEQEDVVRVMTIHKSKGLEFPVVFVAGLNKWFNLRDLSQSLVLHQKLGMGLAYVNTSLRITYPTIAQLAIQHRLKLEMLAEEMRVLYVALTRAKEKLILVGSVNEWEKSMTAWRKLAETSDLLLPAYDRTKARSYLDWLGPIFLRHRQSVALGGEELIAPSLTNLWEHSSSWQFFHVTQDQLASWSLGETQEEEMKLQALQLQQPIARNIIVRPDLFSRLQWHYPYPDAERYRAKQAVTELKRLAENADPYSDRQWISKGSHLALQQPRFLQGEDWLPTEKGSFMHLFMQHVPLQGEHTREQLEQVAVQLVRNQFLTEDQAACLDYSAIVRFFQSPLGQRLVQAKRVYRELPFSYTLSAMQTYPQWQDRSDEPVLIQGVIDALFQEEDGWVLLDYKTDWVKESQGTNSFYLDQLQERYRLQLTLYREAVEAIGQIELKGSYLYFFHGGLIVEI
- a CDS encoding exonuclease SbcCD subunit D produces the protein MRLLHTGDWHLGRTLEGRSRLPEQVAFIEELTGIVEEEKIDAILIAGDIFDTVNPPAAAEELFYHSLERLSAGGRRPIVVIAGNHDHPDRLAAAAPLTTKQNIYLLGYPDIQGLSIMMPTWEYPLHVAPMPYPSEARLKKVLSESLDEEILQQLYQEQVAYLWKEQATRLPSDGVHVAMGHLFVAGGEESDSERPIQIGGAYTVGASHLPSQVEYVALGHLHRPQQLHQAPVLTRYSGSPLAYSFSEAAYAKSVTIVNLEPQQAATWQEIHLTSGKPLVRWQAKEGLQQVQQWLEEKKDRNAWVDLEIHLQSPLTLQEIHQLRQGHEGLIHIRPIFPEQEQLAGKERRANLPIEELFRRYYVRQTGGVPDDALIQLFLSLVHEEAEASSGEAPEHDQPWNSGKEGE